A part of Hydrogenobacter sp. T-8 genomic DNA contains:
- a CDS encoding type IV pilus twitching motility protein PilT codes for MTPTQRVEALTQSIKLTDILYKAVQANASDVHITAGARPSLRIDGKITQLVEYPILIPDVTQTLAYSVMSERHRKTLEEKGQVDFSFGVKDLGRFRANVFYQRGSIAAVFRRLPSKILSVKDLGLSDRVLEVCHKSMGLVLVTGPTGSGKTTTLAALINYINENFPHHIITIEDPIEYVFSHRKSIVNQREIGEDVHSFADALRAALREDPDVILVGEMRDLETIEIALRAAETGHLVFGTLHTNTAISTITRIIDVFPPEQQEQVRIQLSFVLQGVISQRLIPKIGGGRVLAYELMIPNTAIRNLIRENKLQQIYAIMQSGQAQTGMQTMNQSLYGLYKAGLISLEDAYKYSPDIKELERMIERGG; via the coding sequence ATGACACCTACACAAAGAGTTGAAGCACTAACGCAGAGTATAAAGTTGACAGATATACTTTACAAAGCTGTTCAGGCAAACGCCTCTGACGTGCATATAACAGCCGGTGCAAGACCGTCGCTAAGGATTGATGGAAAAATAACACAGCTTGTTGAGTATCCTATATTAATTCCAGATGTGACCCAAACGCTTGCCTATTCTGTCATGTCGGAAAGACACAGGAAAACACTTGAAGAAAAGGGACAAGTAGACTTTTCCTTTGGTGTCAAAGACCTTGGTAGGTTCAGAGCAAACGTTTTTTACCAAAGAGGAAGTATCGCAGCGGTTTTTAGAAGGCTTCCCAGTAAGATACTAAGCGTCAAAGATTTAGGGTTAAGTGATAGGGTTCTGGAGGTTTGTCACAAAAGTATGGGTCTTGTTCTTGTAACTGGTCCCACGGGATCTGGAAAAACTACAACTCTTGCAGCACTGATAAATTACATAAATGAAAACTTTCCCCATCACATTATAACTATTGAAGATCCTATAGAATACGTGTTTTCGCATAGAAAGAGTATAGTAAACCAGAGAGAAATAGGTGAGGATGTCCACAGTTTTGCAGATGCTCTCAGGGCTGCTTTGCGTGAAGACCCAGATGTCATCCTTGTGGGTGAAATGAGAGACCTTGAGACAATAGAAATAGCACTAAGAGCAGCAGAAACAGGGCACCTTGTTTTTGGAACACTTCATACAAACACCGCCATATCTACCATTACAAGGATAATAGATGTATTCCCTCCAGAGCAGCAGGAGCAGGTAAGAATACAGCTTTCTTTTGTGCTTCAGGGTGTTATATCTCAGAGACTAATACCTAAGATTGGCGGCGGAAGAGTCCTTGCTTATGAGCTTATGATACCAAATACTGCAATAAGAAACCTAATAAGGGAGAATAAACTTCAACAGATATACGCCATAATGCAGAGCGGGCAGGCTCAAACGGGCATGCAAACCATGAATCAGTCCCTTTACGGACTTTACAAGGCTGGTCTTATATCCCTCGAAGATGCTTATAAATACTCGCCAGATATAAAAGAGTTGGAAAGAATGATAGAAAGAGGAGGGTAA
- the hpf gene encoding ribosome hibernation-promoting factor, HPF/YfiA family, producing MNVEFIGKGIEWTDSMKAFVEGKVERFSRFLKEAEEDQVEVVVTLSTSRAKQKDFAGESRPTLYRVDMDIYLKTWGGGALHAWDEDIDPFSALDRVMDEIERQLIKLKQRRHELRRKGHKIKEELIREEIRPHEEREKPLIVEEELVIEKPMSMEDAVFELQDSGVYFLPFIDIETGTLRIVYRKRGGNYGVINTKCKGL from the coding sequence ATGAACGTGGAGTTTATAGGTAAAGGCATTGAATGGACAGACTCAATGAAGGCCTTTGTAGAAGGTAAGGTCGAGAGGTTCAGCAGATTTTTAAAGGAAGCTGAGGAAGACCAGGTAGAGGTGGTGGTAACACTTTCTACCTCAAGAGCGAAGCAAAAGGACTTTGCGGGTGAGAGCAGACCAACCCTCTACAGGGTTGACATGGACATATACCTAAAGACCTGGGGTGGTGGTGCTTTGCACGCCTGGGACGAAGATATTGACCCCTTTTCAGCCCTTGACAGGGTGATGGATGAGATAGAGCGACAGCTTATAAAACTAAAACAGAGAAGGCACGAACTAAGACGCAAAGGTCATAAGATAAAGGAAGAGCTTATAAGAGAAGAGATAAGACCTCATGAAGAGAGGGAAAAACCTCTCATAGTAGAGGAAGAGCTCGTAATAGAGAAGCCAATGAGCATGGAAGATGCGGTCTTTGAACTTCAGGATTCTGGTGTCTATTTCCTTCCCTTCATTGACATAGAAACAGGCACGCTTAGAATAGTTTATAGAAAGAGAGGGGGAAACTACGGTGTCATAAACACTAAATGTAAGGGTTTATAA
- the purC gene encoding phosphoribosylaminoimidazolesuccinocarboxamide synthase yields MKLLYEGKAKKVYEVDKEKCLIYFKDTATAFDATKKAEVEGKGVLNNTISSLMFKLLEEKGVKTHFIERVSEREMLVWKAERFDLEVVVRNITAGSICKRLGFKEGEKLEKPLLEFFYKNDQLHDPLICVEHAILLRIADKKTLKDIVKIALKVNTILKKFFKSHGLLLVDFKLEFGRLPDGALAVIDEISPDTCRLWDAKTGEKLDKDRFRFDLGDLLEGYKKVLQKVQYG; encoded by the coding sequence ATGAAACTTCTTTACGAAGGCAAGGCTAAGAAAGTTTACGAGGTTGACAAGGAAAAATGCCTGATATACTTCAAAGACACCGCGACAGCCTTTGACGCTACCAAGAAAGCTGAAGTGGAGGGCAAGGGTGTTCTTAACAACACCATATCAAGCCTAATGTTTAAATTGCTGGAAGAAAAGGGTGTAAAAACCCATTTTATAGAGCGTGTTTCCGAAAGAGAAATGCTTGTCTGGAAGGCAGAAAGGTTTGACTTAGAGGTCGTAGTAAGGAATATAACTGCAGGAAGCATATGTAAAAGGCTCGGCTTCAAAGAAGGAGAAAAATTGGAAAAGCCCTTATTGGAGTTTTTCTACAAAAACGACCAGTTACACGACCCACTTATATGTGTTGAACACGCAATCCTTCTCCGTATAGCGGATAAAAAGACTTTGAAGGATATAGTGAAAATAGCCCTTAAGGTAAACACCATACTGAAAAAGTTTTTTAAGTCTCATGGTCTTTTGCTCGTGGATTTCAAGTTAGAGTTTGGAAGGCTTCCCGATGGTGCCCTTGCGGTGATAGACGAGATATCTCCGGATACATGCAGGCTATGGGATGCAAAAACTGGAGAAAAGCTGGATAAAGATAGGTTCAGGTTTGACTTAGGTGACCTACTTGAGGGTTACAAAAAGGTTCTCCAAAAGGTTCAGTATGGATAG
- a CDS encoding restriction endonuclease subunit S, translating to MGFEFYEERDFKDTELGPLPVDWEVVRLGEVAEIIMGQSPPGETYNSNGKGVPFLQGKAEFGNIYPNVTKYTTHPIKTSRIGSILFSVRAPVGDVNIADREYCIGRGLACIELREGENEFLFYYFNFAKEKIEKLGTGSTFKAISKSELQTFSIPLPPLEEQKAIAEVLRAIDEKLQKEEEYKKALQNLFKSLLHNLMSGKIRVRRTTS from the coding sequence ATGGGTTTTGAGTTTTACGAGGAGAGGGATTTCAAAGATACAGAACTGGGTCCTTTGCCTGTTGATTGGGAGGTGGTGAGATTGGGGGAGGTGGCGGAGATAATAATGGGTCAATCACCACCCGGAGAAACATATAATAGCAATGGCAAGGGGGTACCATTCTTACAAGGAAAAGCTGAATTTGGAAATATTTATCCCAATGTAACTAAGTATACAACTCATCCAATTAAAACTTCAAGGATTGGCTCTATTTTGTTTTCTGTTAGAGCACCAGTAGGAGATGTAAATATAGCAGACAGGGAATATTGCATCGGAAGAGGTTTAGCTTGTATAGAGCTTAGGGAAGGTGAAAACGAATTCCTTTTCTACTATTTTAACTTTGCGAAGGAAAAAATTGAAAAGCTGGGGACAGGTTCTACATTTAAAGCAATATCAAAATCAGAACTTCAGACTTTCTCCATCCCCCTCCCACCACTTGAGGAGCAGAAAGCCATAGCGGAAGTCCTAAGAGCCATAGACGAGAAACTGCAAAAAGAAGAAGAGTATAAGAAAGCACTTCAGAACCTATTTAAGAGCCTACTTCACAACCTCATGAGTGGTAAGATAAGGGTGAGGAGAACAACAAGCTAA
- a CDS encoding PA2779 family protein, producing MLSLFRRRLLVLGVAGCFFAFNSSPALAGLVGSKPTSETLTMKREEDIAKIQRALESKQLQEKLKAYGLTKEEVEKKLSELNDEQIHMLAKASDRVLAGGDGVGLAIGILIIAILLVILLKLLNKEIIIR from the coding sequence ATGTTAAGTCTTTTTAGGAGACGCCTGCTTGTGCTTGGAGTGGCTGGTTGTTTTTTTGCCTTCAATTCGTCTCCAGCCCTTGCTGGACTTGTGGGTTCAAAGCCTACTTCTGAAACCCTGACTATGAAGAGAGAGGAAGATATAGCCAAAATCCAAAGAGCCCTTGAAAGCAAACAGCTTCAGGAAAAACTAAAAGCTTATGGTCTCACAAAGGAGGAGGTGGAGAAAAAGCTCTCTGAGCTAAATGACGAGCAGATACATATGTTGGCAAAGGCTTCTGACAGGGTTCTTGCCGGTGGTGATGGTGTTGGGCTCGCCATAGGTATACTTATAATTGCCATCCTTCTTGTAATACTTCTTAAACTTCTAAACAAGGAGATAATCATTAGATGA
- a CDS encoding glycine zipper 2TM domain-containing protein: MRRKALVLLTVFSVGFLFSCGQVTTQRTYEGATVGAVGGAIAGALIDRNNRWRGAVIGGALGAVIGGTITEIAARASREAAAQNKPVEYKSEDGRERVVAEPVASRGNCRIVKTTYYQDGKVVKVEEREVCP, encoded by the coding sequence ATGAGAAGAAAGGCTCTGGTCTTGCTAACTGTTTTCTCCGTGGGTTTTCTATTCTCCTGCGGTCAGGTAACCACACAAAGAACTTATGAGGGAGCTACCGTAGGAGCGGTGGGTGGTGCTATAGCTGGAGCTCTTATAGACAGAAACAACAGATGGCGTGGTGCGGTTATAGGTGGTGCTCTCGGTGCGGTTATAGGTGGAACTATAACAGAAATAGCGGCAAGAGCTTCAAGGGAGGCGGCGGCTCAGAACAAGCCCGTGGAATACAAGTCTGAAGATGGAAGGGAAAGGGTGGTGGCAGAGCCCGTAGCTTCAAGGGGCAACTGTAGGATAGTAAAGACTACCTATTATCAGGACGGTAAGGTGGTAAAGGTTGAGGAAAGGGAGGTATGCCCCTAA
- the trpD gene encoding anthranilate phosphoribosyltransferase, with protein MKEILKKLSEFQNLTREEVRQALEDIVEGRTTDAQIGAFIIGMKMKGETPEEIEGAASFFREKATRVEITDKENLVDTCGTGGDMTETFNVSTAVAFVLAGAGVKVAKHGNRSVSSKSGSADLLEYLGAKIDLNAEQVKKLIEEIGIGFMFAPMFHPAMKRVIGPRREVGLRSIFNLVGPLSNPADARRQLLGVFSDQLVDKVAFALKGMGIRRAFVVHGKDGMDEVSISAPTRIAELRDGEVFLYDFHPEEVGFKTYPIECIRVSSVDESSKMVLSVLKGEVSPAYYMVLLNSMFGILVSGATEDRNTALDMAKESIHSGRAYKKLQEFIDLSRKV; from the coding sequence ATGAAGGAGATACTAAAAAAGCTATCTGAGTTTCAAAACCTTACAAGGGAAGAGGTAAGGCAAGCTCTTGAGGACATAGTAGAGGGCAGAACTACCGATGCCCAGATAGGTGCTTTTATTATTGGCATGAAGATGAAGGGTGAAACCCCAGAGGAGATAGAAGGTGCTGCGAGCTTTTTCAGAGAAAAGGCAACAAGGGTTGAAATAACAGACAAGGAAAACCTTGTGGATACCTGCGGAACGGGTGGCGATATGACAGAGACCTTCAATGTCTCCACTGCGGTCGCTTTTGTTTTAGCAGGTGCAGGTGTTAAGGTTGCCAAGCATGGCAATAGGTCTGTGTCTTCAAAGAGCGGTAGTGCAGACCTCTTAGAGTATCTCGGTGCAAAAATAGACCTCAATGCGGAGCAAGTAAAGAAACTCATAGAAGAGATAGGAATAGGCTTTATGTTTGCTCCTATGTTTCACCCAGCCATGAAAAGGGTCATAGGTCCAAGAAGGGAAGTAGGCTTAAGGTCCATATTTAACCTTGTGGGACCTCTTTCAAATCCAGCGGATGCAAGAAGACAGCTCCTCGGAGTTTTCTCTGACCAACTTGTGGACAAGGTAGCCTTTGCCCTAAAGGGTATGGGAATAAGAAGAGCCTTTGTGGTGCATGGGAAGGATGGCATGGACGAGGTATCCATAAGTGCACCTACGCGTATTGCGGAGTTAAGGGATGGTGAGGTCTTTTTGTATGACTTTCACCCAGAAGAGGTGGGTTTTAAGACTTATCCCATTGAATGCATACGTGTATCTTCTGTAGATGAAAGCTCAAAAATGGTGCTTTCTGTGTTAAAGGGAGAGGTTTCACCTGCATACTACATGGTTTTATTAAATTCCATGTTTGGAATACTCGTTTCTGGAGCTACAGAGGACAGAAATACCGCCCTTGATATGGCCAAGGAATCCATACACTCTGGAAGAGCTTACAAAAAACTGCAGGAGTTCATAGACCTATCGAGAAAAGTCTAA
- the leuA gene encoding 2-isopropylmalate synthase produces the protein MDRVYIFDTTLRDGEQAPGFSMTTEEKLQMAHQLARLGVDVIEAGFAAASKGDFEAVNLIAQEVKGPIICSLARALERDIELAGQALEPADRKRIHTFIATSEIHMKYKLRMSPEDVLERAKRAVEYARRFTDDVEFSCEDATRSQRDFLYKVIETAIRAGATVINIPDTVGYTVPEEFADLIEGIRNNVPNIDKAIISVHCHDDLGMAVANSLMAVKHGARQVECTINGIGERAGNAALEEIVMALRVRKDFFGGLYTNINTKELYRTSRLLCRITGSFVQPNKAVVGDNAFAHESGIHQHGVLSNPLTYEIMSPEDVGFPSTRIILGKHSGRHALKSKLREMGFEFSEEDLDRVFEKFKALADKKKEVYEEDIEALVYEEFVKHEEEEPIRVIHYQVQTGDKLLPTATVVLTFKGEERTATSTGNGPVDAIIRAIQKALGVEPKLLDFSIKALTPNTDAQAESRLVIELEGVKASGRGVDVDIIRASVSGFVDALNRAIMRKSYIVSRESLRKEGTV, from the coding sequence ATGGACAGAGTATATATCTTTGACACCACCCTCAGAGACGGAGAGCAGGCACCAGGCTTTTCCATGACCACGGAGGAGAAACTACAGATGGCACACCAGCTTGCAAGGCTTGGTGTGGACGTGATAGAAGCAGGCTTTGCGGCAGCATCAAAGGGGGACTTTGAGGCGGTAAACCTCATAGCCCAAGAGGTAAAGGGACCAATAATATGTTCCCTTGCAAGGGCTTTAGAGAGGGACATAGAGCTTGCAGGACAAGCACTTGAGCCTGCGGATAGAAAAAGAATTCATACCTTCATAGCCACCTCGGAGATACATATGAAGTATAAGCTACGCATGTCTCCGGAGGATGTCTTAGAAAGGGCAAAAAGGGCAGTAGAATACGCAAGGAGGTTTACCGACGATGTGGAGTTCTCTTGCGAAGATGCTACCAGAAGTCAAAGGGATTTTCTGTATAAGGTAATAGAAACTGCCATAAGGGCTGGTGCTACCGTTATAAACATACCAGATACGGTGGGATATACGGTTCCGGAGGAGTTTGCTGACCTCATAGAGGGTATAAGAAACAACGTTCCTAACATTGACAAGGCAATAATAAGTGTCCACTGTCATGACGACCTTGGAATGGCAGTTGCCAACTCCCTCATGGCAGTAAAGCACGGAGCAAGACAGGTAGAGTGCACCATAAACGGCATAGGAGAAAGGGCAGGAAACGCAGCCTTGGAAGAGATAGTTATGGCTCTAAGGGTTCGCAAGGACTTCTTTGGAGGTCTATACACAAACATAAATACCAAAGAGCTGTATAGGACAAGCAGGCTCTTGTGTAGGATTACAGGCAGTTTTGTTCAGCCAAATAAGGCGGTGGTGGGCGACAACGCCTTTGCTCACGAGTCTGGTATTCATCAACATGGTGTGCTATCTAATCCTCTCACCTATGAGATTATGTCGCCGGAAGATGTAGGCTTTCCATCAACGCGCATAATCCTCGGTAAACATTCAGGAAGGCACGCCCTAAAGAGCAAGCTAAGGGAAATGGGTTTTGAGTTCTCAGAGGAAGACTTGGACAGGGTTTTTGAGAAATTCAAAGCCCTTGCGGACAAGAAGAAGGAGGTCTACGAAGAGGACATAGAGGCACTGGTCTACGAGGAGTTTGTAAAGCACGAAGAGGAAGAGCCCATAAGGGTTATCCACTATCAAGTTCAGACAGGAGACAAACTTTTACCTACAGCCACCGTGGTGCTGACCTTTAAGGGAGAGGAAAGAACCGCTACCTCTACTGGTAATGGACCTGTAGACGCCATAATAAGAGCAATACAGAAAGCTCTCGGTGTAGAACCTAAGCTCTTGGACTTTTCTATCAAAGCACTAACTCCTAACACGGACGCTCAGGCGGAGTCAAGGCTTGTGATAGAGCTTGAGGGAGTTAAGGCAAGCGGAAGAGGTGTGGACGTGGATATAATAAGGGCAAGTGTAAGCGGATTTGTGGATGCACTCAACAGGGCTATAATGAGGAAAAGCTACATAGTTTCAAGGGAAAGCCTAAGAAAGGAAGGCACAGTTTGA
- the selD gene encoding selenide, water dikinase SelD: MIKGIDLYVDERTLLGVGDDAGVYTYGGQIFVHTVDFITPILNDPYLWGAISSANSLSDVYAMGCKPLNALAIVGFNNCDLEIDVLKEVMRGCADKLREARTVLLGGHTVDDKEPKFGLAVMGVCENGRYFTQEGAKPGDLIALTKPVGVGVLTKGIKEGKISERDIGDAIGYMLMLNEKASELAKAVEASACTDVTGFGLLGHSMNIATKSKVRFAIDFSKVPIYEESVFLIRQKIYPKGALDNYNFVRDRTINEGLEWWQILLLTDPVTSGGLLFTFPEDKEETFKKEAENLGLRVWVIGKVEEGEGLRVYVS; the protein is encoded by the coding sequence TTGATAAAGGGTATAGACCTATATGTAGATGAACGGACCCTTTTGGGCGTGGGTGATGATGCAGGGGTCTACACTTACGGTGGGCAGATTTTTGTCCATACGGTGGATTTCATAACTCCCATACTTAACGACCCATACCTCTGGGGTGCCATATCATCCGCTAATTCCTTGAGCGATGTTTATGCTATGGGGTGCAAGCCTTTAAATGCCTTAGCCATAGTAGGCTTTAACAACTGCGACCTTGAGATAGATGTTCTTAAGGAAGTTATGAGGGGGTGTGCGGATAAGCTGAGAGAGGCAAGAACTGTTCTTCTGGGTGGGCATACCGTTGACGACAAAGAGCCAAAGTTTGGTCTTGCGGTCATGGGTGTATGCGAGAATGGAAGATACTTTACCCAAGAAGGAGCTAAGCCCGGAGACCTTATAGCTCTCACAAAACCTGTGGGTGTGGGTGTGCTTACGAAGGGGATAAAGGAAGGAAAGATTAGCGAGAGGGATATAGGCGATGCCATAGGATATATGCTTATGTTAAACGAAAAGGCTTCTGAGCTTGCAAAGGCTGTAGAGGCAAGTGCCTGCACTGATGTGACGGGTTTTGGTCTCTTGGGTCATTCCATGAACATAGCGACAAAGTCCAAGGTAAGGTTCGCCATAGACTTTTCTAAGGTTCCCATATACGAAGAGTCTGTTTTCCTAATAAGGCAAAAGATATATCCAAAAGGTGCTCTTGATAACTACAACTTTGTAAGGGACAGGACCATAAACGAAGGACTTGAGTGGTGGCAAATTTTACTGCTTACAGACCCTGTAACCTCAGGGGGTTTGCTTTTTACATTTCCAGAGGATAAGGAAGAAACATTTAAGAAAGAAGCGGAGAACTTGGGCTTAAGGGTGTGGGTCATAGGAAAAGTAGAAGAGGGGGAAGGGCTAAGGGTTTACGTTAGTTAG
- a CDS encoding C39 family peptidase produces the protein MLLLLLLFPLVLYSKSLDVPFVKQRDQFCGPASLSSVLAYYGLKVSQEEIAEKVYNPKLKGALITDLENYARARGFRTLLKTSNLQELKNYIEEGHPPIVLVDLGTLWTSVPHYMVVVGYREDTFYVHTGYEANKPIKAKELDRIWSKMGRVILMVYPY, from the coding sequence ATGCTCCTGCTTTTGCTTCTTTTCCCCCTTGTTCTTTACTCCAAAAGCCTTGATGTTCCCTTTGTTAAACAGCGGGACCAGTTTTGCGGTCCCGCATCCCTCAGCTCTGTGCTTGCCTATTATGGGCTAAAGGTGTCTCAGGAAGAGATAGCGGAGAAGGTATACAACCCCAAGCTAAAGGGTGCCCTCATTACAGACCTTGAAAACTATGCCAGAGCAAGGGGTTTTAGGACTCTTCTAAAAACCTCAAACCTGCAGGAGCTGAAAAACTACATAGAGGAAGGTCATCCCCCCATAGTGCTTGTGGACTTGGGAACGCTGTGGACAAGCGTCCCCCACTACATGGTAGTTGTTGGATACCGCGAAGATACCTTTTATGTTCACACGGGATATGAAGCCAATAAGCCTATTAAAGCCAAAGAGCTTGACAGAATATGGTCAAAAATGGGAAGGGTTATTCTGATGGTCTATCCATACTGA
- a CDS encoding DUF429 domain-containing protein → MYSVLGLDLAGSEKRKTGYAYWEGSSLRVGVVYTDREVLELSEGFSLIMIDAPLSIPAGRSSLEDRGPHLRECDLLLKKHGHRFFPVTLGPMRMLTKRAMNLAKAMKERGAEVFETFPGATYDLLGLDRKDRSLILNFYMKLPLALEEREYSQDELDAVACWLAGICHLMGKSLVFSGVDGQIVIANKECVDGLDKR, encoded by the coding sequence ATGTATAGTGTCCTCGGGCTTGACCTCGCAGGTAGTGAAAAGAGGAAAACGGGCTACGCCTACTGGGAAGGAAGTAGCCTAAGGGTGGGTGTGGTATATACAGACAGAGAGGTGCTTGAGCTTTCAGAGGGTTTTTCTCTGATAATGATAGATGCTCCGCTTTCCATACCTGCTGGAAGAAGTAGTCTTGAAGATAGAGGACCTCACTTAAGAGAGTGCGACCTTTTGTTGAAAAAACACGGGCATAGGTTTTTCCCCGTAACCTTGGGTCCTATGAGGATGCTAACCAAAAGGGCTATGAACTTGGCAAAAGCTATGAAGGAGAGAGGAGCAGAGGTTTTTGAAACCTTTCCCGGTGCTACCTATGACCTGCTGGGGCTTGACAGAAAGGATAGGAGTTTAATACTTAACTTCTATATGAAATTGCCTCTGGCACTTGAAGAAAGAGAATACTCGCAGGATGAGTTGGATGCGGTTGCCTGTTGGCTTGCGGGCATTTGTCATCTTATGGGCAAAAGCCTTGTATTCTCTGGCGTAGATGGACAGATAGTGATAGCAAACAAGGAATGTGTTGATGGTCTTGACAAAAGATGA
- the purN gene encoding phosphoribosylglycinamide formyltransferase, producing the protein MNLGVLVSGRGSNLQAIIDAIEAGKLKDRIALVISDREGVQAIDRCVKHGIPHRVIKRRSFDSKEEFEKKLVEAMKGSGVDLVVLAGFMRVLSPIFLKEFPMKVINIHPSLIPAFQGMHAQRQALQYGARISGCTVHFVTEELDNGPVIAQACVPVLPEDTEESLSERILRHEHRILPQVIRWISEGRVRVEGRKVVVEGARYGTLPFNPELEDF; encoded by the coding sequence ATGAATTTAGGAGTTCTTGTATCAGGGCGTGGTTCAAACCTTCAGGCAATAATAGATGCTATTGAGGCTGGAAAGCTCAAGGACAGGATAGCCTTAGTTATATCTGACAGAGAAGGCGTTCAGGCAATAGACAGGTGTGTAAAACACGGTATTCCACACAGGGTCATTAAGAGGAGAAGTTTTGACAGCAAGGAGGAGTTTGAAAAAAAACTCGTGGAGGCTATGAAGGGGTCTGGAGTTGATTTGGTTGTTCTTGCAGGTTTTATGCGTGTGCTTTCTCCTATATTTCTTAAGGAATTTCCCATGAAGGTTATAAACATACATCCATCCCTTATACCAGCCTTTCAGGGAATGCATGCTCAAAGGCAAGCCTTACAATACGGAGCAAGAATAAGTGGTTGCACCGTCCATTTTGTCACGGAAGAGCTGGACAATGGTCCAGTTATAGCTCAAGCATGCGTGCCAGTCCTTCCAGAAGACACAGAAGAGAGCCTGTCTGAGCGGATACTCCGCCATGAGCATAGGATACTGCCACAGGTAATAAGATGGATATCAGAGGGAAGGGTTAGGGTTGAGGGCAGAAAGGTGGTGGTGGAAGGGGCAAGGTATGGAACGCTACCCTTTAACCCTGAGCTTGAAGACTTTTGA
- a CDS encoding menaquinone biosynthesis protein encodes MIEVGKVSYLNTLPLFYSWDTQEVSLIEGHPSELVKKLRAGQIQAGIVSSVEFLLHPEDYRVVPGISISSKERACSVLIFSQRPLELIRSIHLTPASMTSKMLAMYVLKRVYGNSPEVVERSQAEALLLIGDEAFSEKASGRWDYIYDLGEEWFRLHGLPFVFALFLVRRDAPEWLDQLILEQCRKSREEFYHDLEEGKLRLQKPLKDYFNLCLDYTLDEEGWRSLSLFKEILMEDAILCKNKEVIV; translated from the coding sequence ATGATAGAAGTAGGTAAGGTAAGCTACCTTAACACACTGCCCCTTTTCTACAGTTGGGACACTCAAGAGGTAAGCCTTATAGAAGGGCATCCATCAGAGCTTGTGAAAAAGCTCAGAGCAGGTCAGATACAAGCAGGCATTGTCTCTTCTGTAGAATTTCTGCTTCATCCAGAAGACTACAGAGTTGTGCCCGGCATATCCATATCTTCAAAGGAAAGAGCTTGCTCTGTTCTTATTTTCTCCCAAAGACCTCTTGAACTCATAAGGAGCATACACCTTACGCCAGCCTCCATGACCTCTAAGATGCTCGCCATGTATGTACTTAAAAGGGTCTACGGAAATAGTCCTGAGGTTGTGGAAAGGTCCCAGGCGGAGGCCCTTCTACTTATAGGAGATGAGGCATTCAGTGAGAAGGCTTCTGGTAGGTGGGATTATATTTATGACCTTGGCGAGGAGTGGTTTCGCCTCCACGGACTTCCCTTCGTCTTTGCCCTCTTTCTTGTGAGAAGGGACGCCCCTGAGTGGTTAGACCAACTCATACTGGAGCAGTGCAGGAAGTCAAGGGAGGAGTTTTACCACGACCTTGAAGAGGGTAAGCTCAGGCTACAAAAGCCTCTCAAGGATTACTTTAACCTATGTCTTGACTATACCCTTGACGAGGAGGGGTGGCGGTCCTTAAGTCTTTTTAAGGAAATTTTAATGGAAGATGCCATATTATGTAAAAATAAGGAGGTGATAGTATGA